Proteins co-encoded in one Sebastes fasciatus isolate fSebFas1 chromosome 11, fSebFas1.pri, whole genome shotgun sequence genomic window:
- the pde4ca gene encoding 3',5'-cyclic-AMP phosphodiesterase 4D isoform X8, whose protein sequence is MPDESYFMSASWIFIQFKRMLNRELTQLSETSRSGNQVSEFISSTFLEKQHDMDIMSPPAKEKDKKKRPMSQISGVKKATHSLAPSTIPRFGVNASQEGLLAKELEDINRWGIDVFKVSQYSGNRPLTVTMYTIFQERDLLKSFKIPADTFITFVMTLEDHYHADVAYHNNIHAADVVQSTHVLLSTPALEAVFTDLEILAALFASAIHDVDHPGVSNQFLINTNSELALMYNDSSVLENHHLAVGFKLLQEDNCDIFQNLSKKQRPSLRKMVIDMVLATDMSKHMNLLADLKTMVETKKVTSLGVLLLDNYSDRIQVLQNMVHCADLSNPTKPLEVYRQWTDRIMVEFFTQGDRERDKGMEISPMCDKHNASIEKNQVGFIDYIVHPLWETWADLVHPDAQEILDTLEDNREWYQSMIPHSPSPHPEFQEEGALAGETSALSGGSIAADKFQFELTLEEEGESDTESPTEEEEGYSGSRGPELSRTDSGSGFDAVSATTRLLTKKLTTDSVRTFSLDSDKEMSEDRETDQEGVSGVRFRLGT, encoded by the exons ATGCCAGACGAGAGTTATTTCATGTCTGCGTCGTGGATCTTCATTCAG TTCAAGAGGATGCTGAACCGAGAGCTCACCCAGCTGTCAGAAACCAGCCGTTCGGGGAACCAGGTGTCTGAGTTCATCTCCAGCACCTTCCTAG agaagcaacatgacatggacATCATGTCTCCCCCCGCCAAGGAGAAGGACAAGAAGAAGCGGCCCATGTCCCAGATCAGCGGTGTGAAGAAGGCCACCCACAGCCTCGCCCCCTCCACCATCCCTCGCTTTGGGGTCAACGCCAGCCAGGAAGGACTCCTAGCCAAG GAGTTGGAGGACATAAACAGATGGGGTATTGACGTCTTCAAGGTCTCTCAGTATTCAGGGAATCGCCCTCTGACGGTCACCATGTACACCATCTTCCAG GAGCGTGACCTGCTGAAGTCCTTTAAGATCCCAGCGGACACTTTCATTACCTTCGTGATGACTTTGGAGGATCATTACCATGCCGACGTGGCCTACCACAACAACATCCATGCTGCAGACGTGGTCCAGTCCACACACGTCTTACTGTCTACGCCTGCTCTGGAG GCTGTGTTTACTGATCTGGAGATCCTCGCCGCTCTGTTTGCAAGCGCCATCCATGATGTTGATCACCCCGGAGTTTCCAATCAGTTTCTCATCAACACCA ATTCAGAACTGGCCCTGATGTACAACGACTCATCGGTGCTGGAGAATCACCACCTGGCTGTTGGCTTTAAGCTTCTGCAGGAAGATAACTGTGACATCTTTCAGAACCTCAGCAAAAAGCAGAGACCTTCGCTGCGCAAAATGGTCATTGACATG GTGCTGGCCACAGATATGTCTAAACACATGAACCTACTGGCAGACCTGAAAACAATGGTGGAGACCAAGAAAGTCACCAGTCTAGGAGTCCTGCTGCTGGATAACTACTCAGACCGCATACAG GTCCTTCAGAACATGGTGCACTGTGCAGATCTGAGCAACCCCACTAAGCCTCTGGAGGTGTACCGGCAGTGGACAGACCGCATCATGGTGGAGTTCTTCACCCAGGGggacagggagagagacaagGGCATGGAAATCAGCCCCATGTGTGACAAACACAACGCCTCAATAGAGAAGAACCAG GTGGGTTTCATTGACTACATTGTTCATCCTCTGTGGGAGACGTGGGCCGACCTTGTCCACCCAGATGCTCAGGAGATCCTGGACACACTGGAGGACAACAGAGAGTGGTACCAGAGCATGATCCCCCACAGCCCCTCACCCCACCCAGAGTTCCAGGAGGAGGGAGCCCTTGCCGGGGAAACCTCGGCGCTCAGCGGAGGCTCCATTGCGGCCGACAAGTTCCAGTTCGAGCTGACCTTGGAAGAAGAGGGAGAGTCCGATACGGAGAGTCcaactgaggaagaggagggctaCAGCGGCAGCAGGGGGCCTGAACTCTCCAGAACTGATTCTGGCAGCGGATTTGATGCGGTGTCTGCTACGACTCGTCTGCTCACCAAAAAGCTCACTACTGACTCAGTCAGGACGTTTTCTTTAGACTCTGATAAAGAAATGTCagaagacagagaaacagaccaGGAAGGCGTCTCTGGAGTACGCTTCAGACTTGGCACATAG
- the rab3aa gene encoding RAB3A, member RAS oncogene family, a, with product MMASANATYGQKESTDQNFDYMFKILIIGNSSVGKTSFLFRYADDSFTPAFVSTVGIDFKVKTIYRNDKRIKLQIWDTAGQERYRTITTAYYRGAMGFILMYDITNEESFNAVQDWSTQIKTYSWDNAQVLLVGNKCDMDDERVVASERGRQLSEQLGFEHFEASAKDNINVKQTFERLVDIICERMSETLDNNDPAVTGSKQGPQLTEQPQRSSQDCAC from the exons aTG ATGGCGTCTGCAAATGCCACATACGGACAGAAGGAGTCCACGGACCAGAACTTTGATTACATGTTTAAAATCCTCATCATTGGCAACAGCAGCGTAGGAAAGACATCCTTCCTTTTTCGCTATGCAGACGACTCATTCACGCCAGCCTTCGTCAGCACAGTGGGCATCGACTTCAAGGTGAAGACCATCTACAGGAACGATAAGAGGATAAAGCTGCAGATATGG gACACTGCTGGCCAGGAGCGCTACAGGACGATCACCACAGCTTACTACAGGGGAGCCATGGGCTTCATCCTCATGTATGACATCACCAACGAGGAGTCCTTCAACGCCGTTCAGGACTG GTCGACCCAGATCAAGACATACTCCTGGGACAATGCCCAGGTCCTCTTGGTGGGGAACAAGTGTGACATGGACGATGAACGAGTGGTGGCCTCAGAGAGGGGCCGGCAGCTGTCAGAACAGCTGG GTTTCGAGCACTTCGAAGCAAGCGCTAAAGATAACATAAACGTGAAGCAGACCTTCGAGCGGCTGGTGGACATCATCTGCGAGAGGATGTCGGAGACTCTGGACAACAACGACCCGGCCGTCACCGGCAGTAAACAGGGGCCACAGCTCACCGAGCAGCCTCAGAGGTCCTCTCAGGATTGTGCTTGCTAA